In the genome of Xenopus tropicalis strain Nigerian chromosome 10, UCB_Xtro_10.0, whole genome shotgun sequence, the window TACAGCTTGTAAAACAGGGGCATCATATTCCACTTTATTCAGCGATTGCACCGGGCTGAGCTCCCAGAGCAAAAACATTGCACATCTTTGCCAAATTAGCTCTACTGCTATAAATAAAAGTAAGGcccctttttaaaaaacaaaaacatttaagcTTAAATGTAACCAATAACTTTTTGGTTAAGCCTTCAGCGGTCTAAAAGTGCTTGTGCCTCAGTATTCTATGGCTGGAGGCTTAGGCTGCTTTTTCAGCTCTGGCACGGCCCTGGGGCAGCTGGAACAGGCCGCTAAGGTTGACCTCTGGTTCCGCGGGCTCCCGGAGTTGGCGCTCATTAAACAGACCAGACAGGTTGGTCTCCAGGCGGGTCTTGTAATGGAAGAGAAGTTTCTGGCTAAAGAGGTTGGTCAAATCCTCTTCTACTACAGGCGTAGGGCAACGGGCTCCCCGCCCACGGAATTTTGGGGGGCGACGTCCAAGTTTCAACtaggaaaggagaaaaggcaaacagGTGTCATTAAGCAACAACCAATTCCTTGAAAGCATTAAGCCTTGTCTAGCGTTTGCCTTGATTGCCAAATACTGTGATCACCACCCAGTTATGGGGTCTTTTAGGCACAAGCAAGAAAGGGCTGAAATCCTAGTTTGCTCAGCAATAAGTGCACATTGCtcagccaacagccaatcagatcactcATTTATTAGCtagtcattaaaggggacctgtcaccctaccccaagaaataatttcaagtccttttttttttatcatgttagttaagcaaaatacactatgaatttctttttttttcctcccttcaGGCTTCAGTAAGCTGGCACCATTTTGGGTACactgtatcaccccaaaatgcaTTTGCCATCAAGGAAGTGCCGAATAGAAAGTtagaaagtaattgtaattaaaatctaagctgtcaatcatatattgcctgccctgcctccaTGCCTacggtggggcaggcaatatatgattgacagctcagatttttaaatacatttattacaggtatggatgatttaagaatttgggtttcaggttttatttatttatttatttttgtaaagactttattatacagctttttatgtgtgggcgacaggtcccctttaagagtcACCAATGTTTAAGGAAACGGGAACAGACCGGGccggcaggaaaaaaaaaaaaaaaaaaaaacccaagttcAGTGGGCCTGGCCGACCCAGACTGAATCCCCACCAGCAATATTgttgctcccctgctgccttccctgccctgatGGCAGCAAATTAAAGATAGGAAGGGGGATAGCATCGGGcgagcagcaggggcccctggggtagcaactctggtgggccttgcacaccccagtccgatgcTGAAGGAAATAGGTTGCTATAGTTACCTGCAGGGATGCAAGCTTGCACctctatacagatatgggacctgttatccagaatgctcaggataagggatctttcagtaatttagatctccataacttaaggctgctaaaaatcatttaaatattgaataaacccaatagggctgttctgcccccaataaggggtaattatatcttagttgggatcaagtacagctactgttttattattacagagaaaagggaatcatttaaccatgaaataaacccaataggactgttctgcccccaataaggggtaattatatcttagttgggatcaagtacaggtactgttttattattacagagaaaagggaatcatttaaccatgaaataaacccaatagggctgttctgcccccaataaggggtaattatatcttagttgggatcaagtacaggtactgttttattattacagagaaaagggaatcatttaaccatgaaataaacccaatagggctgttctgccccaataaggagtaattatatcttagttgggatcaagtacaggtactgttttattattacagacaaaagggaatcatttaaccattaaataaacccaataggactgttctgccccaataaggggtaattatatattagttgggatcaagtacaggtactgttttataattacagagaaaagggaatcatttttaaaaattagaattatttgctaataatggagtctatgggaaatgcaaTTAAGAACCTATGGTAGAAAATTGCGCTCTTGTGTTCATAGAAATAGGTGAATATGATCAGTTTATGTCCAATCAGGGGCCAAATTCACAGGAAACAGTCAACAGTGAGCGCTCCGGTAGCCAACTCTGCCCAGTCTCTGTGCTGGTGAAAGTCTAGCATAGAAAGCAAAGATGGTATAAGTTATCTGGTTGCAATAGACAGCCCCTACCTTTAACTTCTTCCTTTCAGGATCATGAACCACAAGATGGCGAAGCAGGCTCTCCTGGAATGAGAAACAtttaaaaggataagtaaacctttaaaaaaaagtgattcaAAAATTGATTTGAAGCACGTTTGCAATTAACTTTTTAAATTCCAACATAAAGGGTTTAAGTACGGTTACTATAAATGgattgttacaacagcaccacctgctggtggtTTTCTGAACATGTAGTGTAGGAAGTTGTCAGAAGGAAGagagggctggtctgatgttcttctggttaggaaagacccAAGAATTTCTGAGGTTTCTAatatctttcctaaccagaagaacatcagatcagccctctgaTTTACGTATCCTTTACTTTGAATTAGGCACAACAAAACACCTCCTTGGTCTGGAAATAAGACAAAACCTATACAACTGGACCCAAGGCCTACCACTAATTCTGTTTTGCTATTCCAGCTCTATGCCAAGTGTGGCCTGGCCACTGTAGGAGTGCCAGTTCTGCCCAGTTAGCCCAAGTCTCTCCATACAATTACCCTCATGGCAAAGCTGCGGTTGCACCCAGCATGGTAGCACCGGTGGGTCTGTAGGCACAGATGGACCTTGCGCACGTGGTGCGTCAGATTGAACACCGTATTGAAGGTTTTATCACAGTCCTGCCGTGGACACGGTAGCTTGAGTGGCTTCTTATCATGGGTGGCTTTGTGCCTACGCAAGGCACTGGCCTTCTTGAATGGCTTCTTACATGTGGCACACTGGAGCTCCACTGCAGAAGGAATAAAGAGGGTTACCGTTACCCACCAAAGGGGGCAGTGGCAATGCATTGCATACAAATGAATGGCTGAAGTTACATGGGTGCTTCTCAAGGTGCGTCTGGAGGGCAGTCCAAGTCGGGGAAATGGTTTGGCAGCCTTCGTGAGAACAACGGTACCCTAGGATACAAAGAGGCAGAAGCTGAGGCATAACATCAACTGATGAACACACACCGGTTAATAATGCTGGCAACTCACCGCCATGTCGCCTCTGGTGGGCTTTGAGCTCGGTCGCAGACGTCGACTTCCATCCACACCCAGGGAGGTCACAGCTGTCGggaataggagaaaaaaaaaggggCCATTTAGCCTAAAAGGTTCAACATAATATGCTCGATAAGCTTTACTTACATAAAGACCACCACTGTGGTTCATGTGGTATTTTAGCTTATGTTATGGGAATGGATAGCAGCAGGAGAAACTTTGGCCAATACTTGGGCAAATACTTACACAGACAGCGACTCCTTACTGTGCTCCGACAGGTGGATTCTCAGCGCACTTTTCTTCCGGAAGCTTCTTTTGCACCCCGACACCGAGCACTGAATGAGAGAAGCATAGGAGGGGTGGTTGTTGCTGAACTATTATTGCACGGaggacatatatatttatttgaaaggtcaggaaggggtttttgccttcctctggatcaactggcagttaggcaagttatatataggcattatggttgaacgtgatggacgtgtgttttttttcaacccaacttactatgttactatgtatagcaaaatctgccatctgaGAAACAGCATGATCAGTAAAATCACACACTTTATGCCCATGTTATTAGGGAGGATAGAAACCATTAATCACATGGTATAGGGAGAGAACCAGTATGGGATGATTGGTTTCTAACACTCCTGTGTGTCTGGGAGAGTAATATGGGTCCTACAGTAACTGCTCCAGTTAAAGTTATAGCACTGGAATGTTACTACTCCAGTATTAATATGTGTTGATGAGGCAGATGTTGCTCTATGGGGGTTATCAGTCTGCATGTGGGATGGGACTGAGCCGCCATTTAATTTGCCAGACTGGGCTGTAGGAGTTGCCAAGCCCCATTACACTGCACAACAAGCCGTAAGCTCACCTTAAGGGGCAGGGCATCCCCGTGTTTATACAGAGTGTGGCTCTTCAGGCTTTTCTTGATGTTGAACGCCATCTTGCAGCCAGCAGCGGAACAGCTAGAAGCAAAGGGCATAATGAGGGACagaactgggagtcaaaataggccctggcattcccagtacccagaggcccaaacagcccccccccagcccaataattagtgactgtctgtggcaccttacagcccccctggcattcccagtacccagaggcacaaacagcccccccagcccaataaatagtgactgtctgtggcaccttacagcccccctggcattcccagtacccagaggcacaaacagcccccccagcccaataaatagtgactgtctgtggcaccttacagcccccctggcattcccagcacccagaggcccaaacagcacccccagcccaataaatagtgactgcctatggcaccttacagcccccctggcattcccagtacccagaggcacaaacagcccccccccagcccaataaatagtgactgtctgtggcaccttacagcccccctggcattcccagtacccagaggcacaaacagcccccccccagcccaataaatagtgactgcctatggcaccttacagccccccctggcattcccagtacccagaggcccaaacagccccccagcccaataaatag includes:
- the 42Sp43 gene encoding P43 5S RNA-binding protein isoform X1, coding for MNTVDLWNKQKPWKCSKKDCGKVFARKRQIQKHIKCHLILKKYSCSAAGCKMAFNIKKSLKSHTLYKHGDALPLKCSVSGCKRSFRKKSALRIHLSEHSKESLSVCDLPGCGWKSTSATELKAHQRRHGGYRCSHEGCQTISPTWTALQTHLEKHPLELQCATCKKPFKKASALRRHKATHDKKPLKLPCPRQDCDKTFNTVFNLTHHVRKVHLCLQTHRCYHAGCNRSFAMRESLLRHLVVHDPERKKLKLKLGRRPPKFRGRGARCPTPVVEEDLTNLFSQKLLFHYKTRLETNLSGLFNERQLREPAEPEVNLSGLFQLPQGRARAEKAA
- the 42Sp43 gene encoding P43 5S RNA-binding protein, which produces MKNVGQTIPGKLQAFRCPAAGCMATYRKEGKLRDHMAGHSGQKPWKCSKKDCGKVFARKRQIQKHIKCHLILKKYSCSAAGCKMAFNIKKSLKSHTLYKHGDALPLKCSVSGCKRSFRKKSALRIHLSEHSKESLSVCDLPGCGWKSTSATELKAHQRRHGGYRCSHEGCQTISPTWTALQTHLEKHPLELQCATCKKPFKKASALRRHKATHDKKPLKLPCPRQDCDKTFNTVFNLTHHVRKVHLCLQTHRCYHAGCNRSFAMRESLLRHLVVHDPERKKLKLKLGRRPPKFRGRGARCPTPVVEEDLTNLFSQKLLFHYKTRLETNLSGLFNERQLREPAEPEVNLSGLFQLPQGRARAEKAA